A region of Qipengyuania oceanensis DNA encodes the following proteins:
- a CDS encoding phosphatase PAP2 family protein yields the protein MIVIACAALALASEGISAFRPESYAANLYVMLSAWVLYEIGPFVHSLYIVRPESPFAYAKEFIVRRRHLYRAGLPYIAMIVAFMPTFSAVKSAIPLFNPYSWDATFIAWDRAIFGTDPWLLIQPIFGNPLGTNLLASVYHLWFLYLSLGVVYFTVYCTCEKVRRRFLTSYVAIWAVIGMVCATAFSSVGPAFVKPILGMDTFDAQMAYLRSAPGPAIDAVRDVQDVILYWYFSGQHGLGKGISAMPSMHVALATLMWLAFRRTSKWMGRATFAALVLISLGSVHLAYHYALDGAVAFVLTLVIWRLSGARVALGSVSGGQEGLRREGPQTF from the coding sequence TTGATCGTTATTGCCTGCGCTGCTCTTGCTCTCGCGAGTGAAGGCATCTCGGCTTTTCGACCGGAATCCTACGCAGCGAACCTGTACGTCATGCTGTCTGCTTGGGTTCTCTACGAGATCGGTCCTTTCGTTCATTCGCTTTACATCGTGCGTCCAGAGTCACCCTTCGCGTATGCAAAGGAGTTCATCGTCAGGCGCAGGCATCTCTACCGGGCGGGGCTGCCCTACATTGCAATGATCGTGGCGTTCATGCCGACCTTCTCGGCGGTTAAGTCGGCAATCCCGCTGTTCAATCCTTACTCATGGGATGCGACTTTCATCGCGTGGGACCGGGCCATCTTCGGGACCGATCCTTGGCTGCTTATTCAGCCGATCTTCGGCAACCCGCTCGGCACAAACCTGCTCGCGAGCGTTTACCACCTGTGGTTCCTGTATCTCTCTCTAGGGGTCGTGTATTTTACAGTCTATTGCACTTGCGAGAAGGTCCGTCGGCGCTTCTTGACCAGCTACGTTGCGATTTGGGCGGTTATCGGCATGGTCTGTGCGACCGCGTTCTCCTCAGTCGGCCCCGCCTTCGTGAAGCCGATACTCGGGATGGATACCTTCGACGCGCAAATGGCCTACCTGAGATCCGCGCCCGGTCCCGCGATCGACGCGGTTCGCGATGTGCAGGATGTGATACTTTACTGGTATTTTAGCGGGCAACACGGCCTCGGCAAAGGCATCTCCGCCATGCCGTCGATGCACGTTGCACTTGCGACTTTGATGTGGTTGGCATTTCGCCGGACTTCGAAGTGGATGGGACGGGCAACCTTTGCAGCTTTGGTGCTAATTTCTCTCGGATCCGTGCATCTGGCCTATCATTACGCTTTGGACGGCGCTGTCGCCTTCGTTCTCACCTTGGTCATTTGGAGACTGTCCGGTGCTAGGGTAGCGCTTGGCTCGGTCAGTGGGGGTCAAGAAGGCTTGAGGAGAGAAGGCCCCCAAACGTTTTAA